A portion of the Deinococcus peraridilitoris DSM 19664 genome contains these proteins:
- a CDS encoding branched-chain amino acid ABC transporter permease: MAQVLVSGLILGFVYAIIALGYTMVYGVLQLINFAHSEVFITGAVVGFEAFRLLAPLELNGLVKLLIALLAAMTVSGLLNVLIERLAYRPLRGAPRLVPLISAIGVSLILQDLLKLGEGLQGRFNLVYQLPEGFSEPMLRVASLGVSIQRKEVLLAVISLLMLAGLNYLVNFTRMGRAMRAVAQDRQTAGLMGIDSNRIIAFTFLIGGALGGVGGVLFGMQFGTVNAYSGIIPGIKAFTAAVLGGIGSIPGAVLGGLVLGLIENFIGVLSIFGSLFAPLKFLSSIGAEYKDIGAFLALILILLLRPSGLLGRSTTEKV, from the coding sequence TTGGCGCAGGTACTGGTCTCGGGCCTGATTCTGGGTTTCGTGTACGCCATTATCGCGCTCGGTTACACCATGGTGTACGGGGTGTTGCAGCTGATCAACTTCGCGCACTCCGAAGTGTTCATCACCGGCGCCGTCGTCGGTTTTGAGGCCTTTCGCCTGCTGGCACCCCTGGAGCTGAATGGGCTGGTCAAACTGCTGATCGCCCTGCTGGCCGCCATGACCGTCTCGGGACTGCTCAACGTGCTGATCGAGCGTCTGGCGTACCGTCCGCTGCGAGGCGCGCCTCGCCTGGTGCCGCTCATCTCTGCCATTGGGGTCAGCCTGATTCTGCAGGATCTGCTCAAGCTGGGTGAAGGTCTGCAGGGACGCTTCAACCTGGTGTACCAGCTTCCGGAAGGCTTCTCGGAACCGATGCTTCGCGTCGCCTCGCTGGGCGTCAGCATTCAGCGCAAAGAAGTTCTGCTGGCCGTCATCTCCCTGCTGATGCTCGCCGGACTCAACTACCTCGTGAACTTCACCCGCATGGGACGCGCCATGCGGGCCGTCGCGCAAGACCGGCAGACCGCTGGCCTGATGGGCATCGACTCCAACCGCATCATCGCCTTCACCTTTCTGATCGGCGGTGCGCTGGGTGGCGTCGGCGGCGTGCTGTTCGGCATGCAGTTCGGTACGGTCAATGCCTACAGCGGTATCATCCCGGGCATCAAGGCGTTCACGGCGGCGGTGCTGGGCGGCATCGGCTCGATTCCGGGCGCCGTGCTGGGCGGGCTGGTGCTGGGGCTCATCGAGAACTTCATCGGGGTTCTCAGCATTTTTGGTTCGCTCTTCGCGCCACTTAAGTTTCTTTCGAGCATCGGCGCCGAGTACAAGGATATCGGCGCCTTCCTGGCCCTGATTCTGATTCTGCTGCTGCGCCCCTCGGGACTGTTGGGACGCAGCACCACGGAGAAGGTGTAA
- a CDS encoding branched-chain amino acid ABC transporter permease produces MTTASLPPRAGRADRTWPLVAYAIITSLLMYFVAQGSIPALAQSGVLVLFLANLLFAYQWRAAPWAKLAVGLVSLILVLPMVGRTNGGIFDLAIQIGIFAALALGLNIVVGLAGLLDLGYVAFFAVGAYLWGIFASPQIGRITENPALAGGISGNYFWLFIILAVIAAALVGILIGLPVLKLRGDYLAIVTLGLGEVIRVLATNLSEYTNGSQGITPVKSAPVPWVDAIAGRLGFESSDFNLFFLYFLLLLIILVVVAVNVRLDRSRIGRSWIAIREDEVAAQAMGIPLVRTKLLAFAAGATFAGVMGVVFAAKQTFISPESFSFFQSIGVLSMVILGGMGSIPGVILGATVVTLLNLNILPSLSENLQSTFPNLNPQLDPAQYQRLTFGVILVLMMLFRPEGLLPSVRKRIELHEGDDQGDSLSTASERGATGGLMERGSDVYSPGLSTQKEDERSGEER; encoded by the coding sequence GTGACGACCGCTTCTCTGCCTCCTCGTGCCGGACGTGCGGACCGGACCTGGCCGCTGGTCGCCTACGCCATCATCACCAGCCTGCTGATGTACTTCGTCGCGCAGGGCAGCATTCCGGCCCTTGCCCAGAGTGGCGTTCTGGTGCTGTTTCTTGCCAACCTGCTCTTTGCCTACCAGTGGCGGGCCGCGCCCTGGGCCAAACTGGCCGTCGGCCTCGTCAGCCTGATCCTGGTGCTGCCGATGGTTGGACGCACCAACGGCGGAATTTTCGATCTCGCCATCCAGATCGGTATTTTTGCGGCGCTCGCGCTCGGACTCAACATCGTGGTGGGCCTGGCCGGCCTGCTTGACCTCGGGTACGTGGCCTTTTTCGCGGTGGGCGCCTACTTGTGGGGCATTTTCGCCTCACCGCAGATCGGCCGGATCACCGAGAATCCGGCTCTTGCAGGTGGCATCAGCGGCAACTACTTCTGGCTTTTCATCATTCTCGCGGTCATCGCCGCCGCCCTGGTGGGCATACTGATCGGTCTGCCGGTGCTGAAACTCCGGGGTGACTACCTGGCCATCGTGACGCTGGGCCTCGGTGAGGTCATCCGCGTGCTGGCCACCAACCTGTCCGAGTACACCAACGGTTCGCAGGGCATCACACCGGTCAAAAGCGCGCCGGTACCCTGGGTCGACGCAATCGCCGGGCGCCTGGGTTTTGAATCCTCGGACTTCAACCTGTTCTTTCTGTACTTCCTGCTGCTCCTGATCATCCTGGTGGTGGTCGCCGTCAACGTGCGGCTCGACCGCTCACGCATCGGGCGCAGCTGGATCGCCATTCGCGAGGACGAGGTCGCGGCGCAGGCCATGGGGATTCCGCTGGTGCGCACCAAGCTGCTCGCCTTTGCGGCGGGCGCCACCTTCGCCGGGGTCATGGGCGTGGTCTTCGCGGCCAAGCAGACCTTCATCTCACCCGAGTCCTTCAGCTTCTTCCAGTCCATCGGCGTGCTCTCGATGGTGATTCTGGGGGGCATGGGCAGCATTCCCGGCGTCATTTTGGGCGCGACCGTCGTGACGCTGCTCAACCTCAACATCCTGCCCTCGCTCTCGGAAAATTTGCAGAGCACCTTCCCCAACCTCAATCCGCAGCTCGATCCGGCGCAGTACCAACGCCTGACCTTCGGCGTGATTCTGGTGCTGATGATGCTGTTCAGGCCAGAAGGCCTGCTGCCTTCGGTTCGCAAGCGCATCGAGCTGCATGAAGGTGACGACCAAGGCGACTCGCTCAGCACCGCTTCCGAGCGCGGCGCGACGGGCGGCCTGATGGAACGCGGCTCGGACGTGTACTCCCCCGGGCTTTCGACACAAAAGGAAGACGAACGAAGCGGGGAGGAGCGCTGA
- a CDS encoding ABC transporter ATP-binding protein, which produces MLRVTGLTKTFGGLTAVNSVDLNVPERGIVSVIGPNGAGKTTFFNMITGIYKPDVGSIDLGGVNLVGLRPDQVTAAGIARTFQNIRLFSAMTAEENVLVGRHPRLKANLIDALLRTRRFHDDEAAAREKARELLDFVGLRKLRNEFATNLPYGDQRRLEIARALATDPKLILLDEPTAGMNPSETEATKHLIRRVRDERGITVVLIEHDMRLVMTLSEHITVLDYGTKIAEGLPHEIRNDPRVIEAYLGRGAAAGEYGKEAR; this is translated from the coding sequence ATGCTCAGGGTGACCGGACTCACCAAAACCTTCGGTGGACTGACCGCCGTCAACAGCGTCGATTTGAACGTGCCCGAGCGAGGCATCGTATCGGTCATCGGTCCCAACGGCGCGGGCAAAACGACCTTCTTCAACATGATCACCGGGATCTACAAGCCCGATGTCGGCAGCATTGATCTGGGCGGCGTCAATCTGGTGGGCCTGCGGCCCGATCAGGTGACCGCCGCCGGGATCGCCCGCACCTTTCAGAACATCCGGCTGTTTTCTGCCATGACCGCTGAGGAAAACGTGCTGGTCGGACGTCACCCGCGCCTGAAGGCCAATCTCATCGACGCGCTGCTGCGTACCCGCCGATTCCACGACGACGAAGCGGCCGCGCGGGAAAAAGCGAGAGAGCTGCTCGACTTCGTGGGTCTGCGCAAACTTCGCAACGAATTCGCGACCAACCTGCCGTACGGTGACCAGCGTCGTCTGGAAATCGCGCGGGCCCTGGCAACCGATCCCAAACTGATCTTGCTCGACGAGCCGACCGCCGGCATGAACCCCAGCGAGACTGAGGCCACCAAACACCTCATTCGCCGGGTGCGTGACGAACGCGGCATCACCGTCGTGCTGATCGAACACGACATGCGGCTGGTCATGACCCTCAGCGAGCACATCACGGTGCTCGACTACGGCACCAAGATCGCCGAGGGCCTGCCGCACGAGATCCGCAACGATCCGCGCGTCATCGAGGCCTACCTGGGACGTGGTGCGGCAGCCGGCGAGTACGGAAAGGAAGCGCGCTGA
- a CDS encoding ABC transporter ATP-binding protein — translation MLEVNGVHTYYGHIHALKGIDIKINQGEVVALIGGNGAGKTTTLRTLSGMLRPKNGEVSFKGRNIVGMPAHDIMGLGMSHVPEGRRIFPQLTVRENLDIGAYKVNSRKVINERINEAYALFPRLKEREKQLGGTLSGGEQQMLAIARALMVDPELLLLDEPSMGLSPKFVEAIFDIVQRLNQERGTTILLVEQNALMALGVAKRAYVLQTGEIRLSGNAADVASDESVRKAYLGEE, via the coding sequence ATGCTCGAAGTCAACGGCGTTCATACCTACTACGGGCACATTCACGCGCTCAAGGGCATCGACATCAAAATCAACCAGGGCGAGGTCGTGGCCTTGATCGGCGGCAACGGCGCCGGGAAGACGACCACCCTGCGTACCCTCTCGGGCATGCTGCGCCCCAAGAACGGCGAGGTGAGCTTCAAGGGGCGCAACATCGTGGGGATGCCCGCCCACGACATCATGGGCCTGGGAATGAGCCACGTGCCCGAAGGGCGGCGGATCTTTCCGCAGCTGACGGTGCGCGAAAACCTCGACATCGGCGCCTACAAGGTGAACTCGCGCAAGGTGATCAACGAACGCATCAACGAGGCTTACGCCCTCTTTCCACGGCTCAAGGAGCGCGAGAAGCAGCTGGGCGGCACCCTGTCCGGCGGCGAGCAGCAGATGCTGGCGATCGCGCGCGCGCTGATGGTCGATCCAGAGCTGCTGCTGCTCGACGAGCCCTCGATGGGACTGTCACCCAAGTTCGTCGAGGCCATCTTCGACATCGTGCAGCGCCTCAATCAGGAGCGCGGAACCACCATTTTGCTGGTCGAGCAAAACGCCCTGATGGCGCTGGGGGTCGCCAAACGTGCCTATGTCTTGCAGACCGGCGAGATCCGCCTGTCCGGGAACGCAGCTGACGTAGCGAGCGACGAAAGCGTGCGCAAGGCGTACCTCGGCGAGGAGTAG